In Chitinophaga sp. HK235, a single window of DNA contains:
- a CDS encoding AsmA family protein produces MRKWLKVMLITAGSLIALVIVLLLGLAWYMKANKTTFLRQITDQLNENINGEFSIGDMEPSFFRSFPNVSLALKRVELHDSLWQQHHHALIDLDYIFVRVNTLSLLRKHVDVKEVSLEKGIIYLYTDSTGYSNTAVLTGNAGKKKGGSQEANIHRFSIAHITFVIDNRQKFKLFQLDIQEMYGRLNSTDSGTHLDMRSRMEARDFAFNTNKGSYLKNKTLRLNLSLFYKKATKQLIVPQQEIKIDATPVQIAGTFDFSEKPPPFFLRINANQVLLKDASSWLSPNISGKLANIQLTAPLDAEATLQGHMKYRDTPHVVVTWKTSRNTLVTDMGEWENCSFTGRFNNEVIPGAGHSDENSAVNIFQLQASLGRIPLKADTIRVVNLKQPLLHGHFESAFPLSHLNTAAGDVPLEFREGTATADLNYTGPVLKNDNTPSSLQGVVKIQNGGFTYLPRDLTFHDCSATLQFTGQDLLVQNVRLQSQKSALQMEGTVRNLLNLYFAAPEKIELDWKIRSALVDLNEFTSFLGARKKGKVPDPHQKAQELSRVGKQLDKVLAASNVRMDVLLDKVVFQHFTAQRVSAVLSLTASDLLLHKMAFQHAGGTAQVSGSVHQQGVNNTFKVNANIANVRIAQLFYAFDNFGQSALKSENLRGIVSAKADIKGNVLDNGNLVKHSLFGTVNFNLKNGALLNFGPLEDIGNFLFRRRRLDSVTFENLSNTLQLQGTKINIPPMRIASSVVNIDLNGVYGFAGGTNINMEIPLRNPAKDSGITDKEEKRRRSRRGIIIRLHAVSGSDGKVKIKLGKGD; encoded by the coding sequence ATGCGTAAATGGCTAAAGGTCATGTTGATTACAGCGGGAAGCCTCATTGCACTGGTCATTGTTTTGTTACTTGGACTGGCCTGGTACATGAAAGCCAACAAAACTACCTTCCTCCGGCAGATTACAGATCAGCTGAATGAGAACATCAACGGAGAGTTTTCCATTGGAGATATGGAACCCTCCTTCTTCAGAAGTTTTCCCAATGTATCCCTGGCGCTTAAAAGAGTAGAACTGCATGATAGTCTCTGGCAACAGCATCATCATGCGCTGATTGACCTGGATTATATTTTCGTACGGGTGAATACGTTATCACTGTTACGCAAGCACGTAGATGTAAAAGAAGTCTCTCTCGAAAAAGGTATCATTTACCTGTATACAGACAGTACAGGATACAGCAATACTGCTGTGCTGACAGGTAATGCCGGTAAAAAGAAAGGCGGATCACAGGAGGCTAATATCCACCGCTTCTCCATAGCGCACATTACTTTCGTAATAGACAACCGGCAGAAGTTTAAACTTTTCCAGCTCGACATCCAGGAAATGTACGGCCGGCTCAACAGTACCGATTCTGGTACGCACCTGGACATGCGTTCCCGGATGGAAGCAAGGGATTTTGCCTTTAATACCAACAAAGGGAGTTACCTGAAAAATAAAACCCTCAGACTAAATCTCTCACTGTTTTATAAAAAGGCTACCAAACAGCTGATTGTACCCCAACAAGAGATAAAGATAGATGCCACCCCCGTACAGATTGCAGGAACCTTTGACTTTTCTGAGAAGCCACCACCATTCTTCCTCAGAATCAACGCCAATCAGGTATTGCTGAAGGACGCCTCCTCCTGGCTGTCTCCCAACATCTCCGGTAAACTCGCCAACATCCAGCTGACAGCTCCGCTGGATGCTGAAGCTACCCTGCAGGGACATATGAAATACCGGGATACCCCGCATGTGGTGGTGACCTGGAAAACCTCCCGCAATACTTTGGTCACTGATATGGGAGAATGGGAGAACTGTAGTTTTACCGGGCGGTTCAACAATGAGGTGATACCGGGCGCCGGACATAGTGATGAAAACTCCGCAGTTAATATATTCCAGCTGCAGGCATCACTGGGGAGAATACCCCTGAAGGCAGACACTATTCGTGTGGTGAACCTTAAACAGCCGCTGTTACATGGACATTTCGAATCTGCGTTTCCGCTGTCCCATCTTAATACGGCAGCAGGAGATGTGCCGCTTGAATTCAGGGAAGGCACTGCCACGGCCGATCTTAACTATACCGGGCCAGTACTGAAAAATGATAATACCCCTTCTTCGCTACAAGGGGTGGTTAAAATACAGAATGGTGGTTTTACCTATCTGCCACGTGACCTTACGTTCCATGACTGTAGCGCCACGCTGCAGTTCACAGGTCAGGATCTGCTGGTACAAAATGTACGGTTACAATCGCAGAAAAGTGCCCTTCAAATGGAAGGAACAGTTCGTAATTTACTCAACCTGTACTTCGCCGCGCCGGAGAAAATAGAGCTGGACTGGAAAATCAGAAGTGCATTGGTAGACCTGAACGAGTTTACGAGTTTTCTGGGTGCCCGTAAGAAAGGAAAGGTACCTGATCCTCATCAGAAAGCCCAGGAGCTCAGCCGTGTGGGCAAACAGCTGGACAAAGTGCTGGCAGCCAGTAATGTGAGGATGGACGTACTGCTGGATAAAGTGGTGTTTCAGCATTTTACGGCCCAGCGCGTGTCGGCCGTCCTGTCACTGACGGCATCAGATCTGTTGTTGCATAAAATGGCCTTCCAGCATGCAGGTGGTACCGCCCAGGTGTCCGGTAGTGTGCATCAGCAAGGTGTGAACAATACTTTCAAAGTAAATGCTAATATCGCCAACGTCCGCATTGCACAGCTGTTTTATGCTTTTGATAACTTTGGCCAGTCTGCTCTGAAGTCAGAGAACCTCAGAGGTATTGTATCTGCTAAAGCAGACATCAAAGGAAATGTACTCGACAATGGAAATCTGGTTAAACATTCACTGTTCGGTACAGTCAACTTCAATCTGAAAAATGGCGCCCTGCTTAATTTCGGGCCGCTGGAAGATATCGGTAATTTTCTGTTCCGCCGCCGTCGCCTCGACAGCGTTACATTTGAAAACCTCAGCAATACCCTGCAATTGCAGGGGACTAAAATTAATATTCCTCCCATGCGTATAGCCTCCAGTGTAGTCAATATAGACCTCAACGGCGTTTATGGTTTTGCAGGAGGCACAAATATCAATATGGAAATTCCTTTGCGTAACCCGGCAAAGGATTCGGGCATCACAGATAAGGAAGAAAAACGACGCAGAAGCCGGCGGGGAATCATTATCCGCCTTCATGCTGTGTCGGGTAGTGATGGCAAAGTAAAGATCAAACTAGGGAAAGGAGATTAG
- the lepA gene encoding translation elongation factor 4: MKNIRNFCIIAHIDHGKSTLADRLLEFTKTISDRDMQAQVLDDMDLEREKGITIKSHAIQMDYTAKNGEKYTFNLIDTPGHVDFSYEVSRALAACEGALLLVDAAQGIQAQTISNLYLALENDLEIIPVINKIDMPGAMIEEVKDQIIELIGVKDEDILLASGKTGIGIEEILEAIVTRIPAPKGSQDAPLQALIFDSVFNSFRGIIAYFRIYNGSIKKGDKIKFVNTGEEYEADEVGILKLGLDPRKEVNVGDVGYIITGIKSAKEVKVGDTITLAANPCVEGIKGFQEVKPMVFAGIFPVVTEDFEELRECMDKLQLNDASLTYELETSQALGFGFRCGFLGMLHMEIIQERLEREFNQTVITTVPNVGFIAHTTNEGVVIVNNPSEMPDPTRMERIEEPFIRAQIITKPEYIGNIMTLCLGKRGILLNQSYLTTTRVELMFELPLTEIVFDFYDKLKSQTRGYASFDYTPIGFRDSDIVKMDILLNGDKVDALSALIHRSRAQDFGRKLCEKLKDLLPRQQFLIAIQAAIGAKIVARENISAMRKDVTAKCYGGDISRKRKLLEKQKEGKKRMRQIGNVEVPQEAFLAVLKLDD, encoded by the coding sequence ATGAAGAATATTCGCAATTTTTGTATCATTGCCCATATTGACCACGGTAAAAGTACCCTGGCCGACCGATTATTGGAATTTACCAAAACCATCTCTGACCGTGACATGCAGGCGCAGGTACTGGATGATATGGACCTGGAACGTGAGAAGGGGATTACCATCAAGAGTCACGCTATCCAAATGGACTATACCGCCAAAAACGGTGAAAAATATACATTCAACCTGATTGATACCCCCGGCCACGTAGACTTCTCCTATGAAGTATCCCGTGCACTGGCTGCCTGTGAAGGTGCGCTGCTGCTGGTAGACGCTGCTCAGGGTATCCAGGCGCAAACTATCTCCAACCTCTACCTCGCCCTGGAAAATGACCTGGAAATCATCCCTGTTATCAATAAAATTGATATGCCAGGTGCTATGATTGAAGAGGTGAAAGACCAGATCATCGAACTGATCGGCGTGAAAGACGAAGATATCCTGCTGGCGTCCGGTAAAACCGGTATCGGTATCGAAGAAATCCTGGAAGCGATTGTTACCCGCATCCCTGCCCCTAAAGGCAGTCAGGATGCACCGCTGCAGGCGTTGATCTTCGACAGCGTGTTCAACTCTTTCCGTGGTATCATTGCATATTTCCGCATATACAATGGCTCCATCAAAAAAGGCGACAAAATCAAATTTGTTAATACCGGCGAAGAATATGAAGCAGATGAAGTGGGTATCCTCAAACTGGGCCTGGACCCCAGAAAAGAGGTAAATGTAGGCGATGTAGGATATATCATCACCGGCATCAAAAGCGCCAAGGAAGTAAAGGTGGGTGATACTATCACCCTGGCGGCCAACCCCTGTGTAGAAGGTATCAAAGGATTCCAGGAAGTAAAACCAATGGTATTTGCCGGTATCTTCCCTGTAGTGACCGAAGACTTCGAAGAGCTGCGGGAATGTATGGACAAACTCCAGCTGAACGACGCTTCCCTCACCTATGAGCTGGAAACATCTCAGGCACTCGGCTTCGGTTTCCGTTGCGGATTCCTTGGAATGCTGCACATGGAAATTATCCAGGAACGCCTCGAAAGGGAGTTTAATCAAACCGTTATTACCACCGTTCCAAACGTAGGCTTCATTGCACATACTACCAACGAAGGTGTCGTGATTGTGAACAACCCGAGCGAAATGCCCGATCCTACCCGTATGGAGAGGATCGAAGAGCCATTCATCCGTGCTCAGATCATCACCAAACCGGAATATATTGGTAACATTATGACCCTCTGTTTGGGTAAACGTGGTATTCTCCTTAACCAGAGCTATCTCACCACCACCCGCGTAGAGCTCATGTTTGAATTACCGCTTACAGAGATCGTTTTCGACTTCTACGATAAACTGAAGAGCCAGACCCGTGGTTATGCCTCTTTCGACTACACACCGATCGGTTTCCGCGACAGCGATATCGTGAAAATGGATATCCTCCTCAACGGTGATAAAGTGGATGCCTTAAGCGCCCTGATCCACCGCAGCAGAGCGCAGGACTTCGGTCGCAAGCTGTGCGAAAAACTGAAAGACCTGCTGCCACGCCAGCAGTTCCTCATCGCTATTCAGGCAGCTATCGGTGCTAAGATCGTTGCCCGTGAAAACATCAGCGCTATGCGTAAAGACGTTACCGCCAAATGTTACGGTGGTGACATCTCCCGTAAACGTAAACTGCTCGAGAAACAGAAAGAAGGTAAAAAACGTATGCGTCAGATCGGAAACGTGGAAGTACCACAGGAAGCGTTTCTCGCGGTACTCAAACTGGACGATTAA
- a CDS encoding acyl-CoA-binding protein: MDLKAQFEQAVTDSKTLSEKPSNDILLQLYALYKQGSIGDNDTEPPSNPFDFVAKAKHEAWAALKGKTQESAMQDYVALVKELQQSH; encoded by the coding sequence ATGGACCTGAAAGCACAATTTGAACAAGCCGTAACCGACAGTAAAACCCTCTCTGAGAAACCGTCCAACGACATCCTACTGCAATTATACGCCCTTTACAAACAAGGTAGCATAGGAGATAACGATACCGAACCGCCTTCCAACCCCTTCGATTTTGTGGCTAAAGCCAAACATGAAGCCTGGGCAGCCCTGAAAGGGAAAACCCAGGAGTCGGCGATGCAGGATTATGTTGCCCTTGTAAAAGAGTTACAGCAAAGCCACTAA
- a CDS encoding M1 family metallopeptidase produces MKTKRILLLLLLGGWQQLVAQSLFMPRNIRQAYDKNTRSESGAPGPKYWQNKASYDIQVKFEPATNQVSGSETIVYTNNSPDTLRMLNFKLFSNLFQHGAVRNMVVTADDLHKGVSITNFKVKGVQKSAPSIVGTNMPVSINELAPGEQTSISLDFSYILNENTHIRTGSVDTGAYFIAYFFPRVAVYDDICGWDMIPYTGVTEFYNDFSDFRVAITVPGNYQVWATGDLKNGQEVYNDTYLERIARAEKSNEVIDIIDKEDLRKGKISKNNPVNTWRFEAANVPDFAFATSNHYLWKAASVEVDHNTKRRSRVDVAFNPSHLDYFEVIDFARTTVDKMSHQFPKWPFPYSHVSVFDGLDQMEYPMMVNDNPVANKAAAIELTDHEIFHTMFPFYMGTNETLYAWMDEGWATIGEWIISPMIDSTIVDNYGMSNYNNIAGKLQDVPIMTPSNQLTDAYMTNSYPKPGLGYLYVKDMLGDSLFMKALHHYISLWNGKHPQPYDFFNCMNTGSGKNLNWFWKSWFFDSGYPDLAIEKVTRKGQNCDISILSKGTKPVPVDVTVYFDDNTTLKLHKSIAVWEKGNKTVNLSFTSPKKIKKVTLGSTWVPDVNPDDNVTTQ; encoded by the coding sequence ATGAAGACAAAGCGTATTCTTTTATTATTGTTGCTGGGAGGCTGGCAACAACTGGTCGCACAATCCCTGTTCATGCCGCGAAACATCCGGCAGGCGTATGACAAAAACACCCGCAGTGAAAGCGGTGCCCCAGGCCCCAAATACTGGCAGAATAAGGCCAGTTACGATATTCAGGTGAAATTTGAACCTGCTACCAACCAGGTGTCCGGCTCAGAAACCATCGTTTATACCAACAATAGTCCGGATACCTTGCGGATGTTGAACTTTAAGTTGTTCTCCAACCTCTTCCAGCATGGCGCCGTCCGTAATATGGTGGTGACGGCGGATGACCTCCACAAGGGAGTGTCCATCACTAATTTCAAGGTCAAAGGCGTGCAGAAATCAGCTCCATCCATTGTAGGTACCAACATGCCTGTATCCATCAATGAACTGGCTCCCGGTGAACAGACTTCCATCTCCCTTGACTTCTCCTACATACTGAATGAGAACACACATATCCGTACAGGCTCTGTAGATACCGGTGCTTACTTCATCGCCTACTTCTTTCCGCGTGTAGCCGTATACGATGATATCTGTGGCTGGGATATGATACCCTACACCGGCGTTACCGAGTTTTACAACGACTTTAGCGATTTTCGGGTAGCCATTACCGTGCCGGGCAATTACCAGGTATGGGCTACCGGTGATCTGAAAAACGGGCAGGAAGTATATAACGATACTTATCTGGAACGCATTGCCCGCGCTGAAAAAAGTAACGAGGTGATAGATATCATCGACAAGGAAGATCTTCGCAAAGGAAAGATTTCAAAAAACAATCCGGTCAATACCTGGCGCTTTGAGGCTGCCAACGTGCCGGACTTTGCTTTTGCCACCAGCAACCACTACCTGTGGAAGGCTGCCAGCGTGGAGGTGGACCATAACACCAAACGCCGGAGCAGGGTAGATGTGGCTTTTAATCCCAGTCACCTGGACTATTTTGAGGTCATTGACTTCGCACGGACCACCGTGGATAAAATGAGCCACCAGTTCCCTAAATGGCCTTTCCCGTATTCACATGTGAGTGTGTTCGACGGCCTCGACCAAATGGAGTATCCCATGATGGTAAATGATAACCCGGTGGCCAATAAAGCCGCAGCCATAGAGCTGACAGACCATGAGATCTTTCATACGATGTTCCCTTTTTACATGGGTACCAATGAAACGCTCTACGCCTGGATGGACGAAGGTTGGGCAACGATCGGGGAATGGATCATCTCACCCATGATAGACTCTACCATCGTGGATAATTACGGTATGTCCAACTATAACAACATCGCCGGCAAACTGCAGGACGTGCCTATCATGACTCCGTCCAACCAGCTGACAGATGCCTACATGACAAACTCCTATCCCAAACCGGGCCTGGGTTATCTGTATGTAAAGGATATGCTGGGCGACAGCCTGTTCATGAAAGCGCTGCATCATTATATCAGCCTGTGGAATGGTAAACATCCGCAGCCATATGATTTCTTTAACTGTATGAACACGGGATCCGGTAAAAACCTGAACTGGTTCTGGAAAAGCTGGTTCTTTGATAGTGGCTACCCCGACCTGGCGATCGAAAAGGTTACCCGTAAAGGACAGAATTGCGACATCAGTATTCTTTCCAAAGGAACCAAACCCGTACCGGTAGATGTAACGGTTTATTTCGACGATAATACAACACTTAAACTGCACAAAAGCATAGCAGTCTGGGAAAAAGGAAATAAAACAGTAAACCTGTCGTTCACATCTCCCAAAAAGATTAAAAAGGTAACGCTGGGAAGCACCTGGGTGCCCGACGTAAACCCTGATGATAATGTTACGACGCAGTAA
- a CDS encoding ParM/StbA family protein, translating into MKVSTTSFPSVFETAFGNTENSSKDLLNGLKIKKDETWYLVGNLAKRGGINPGRITNAAPTEEDYEILFKAALLNTADKVQQPIALTMGFPFSTYNVYKTAAEQFLSKRHFLIDYDTQTFNTKGSFKKAMFDIEKYEIIPEIVGGIIGLKKTINEPQLDNFIAISIGFGTIEGGMATGDGLVHRTCFSSHGIRYAVNNLTRELNQKHYLEMKNEHQVDDAFMKGSIFTNRKRIDLREMRKGVLTQYYKEVVSPLMRSYFTDLDFEACEKIYLMGGGAYYKELTDAFQEEFRDFVPVEVAPEPEKLMSIGYLYNSLRISDNKPQRSVGLDLGNSSSIISTFDDDHQPIVNNPIPITL; encoded by the coding sequence ATGAAAGTATCTACAACCAGCTTCCCGAGCGTTTTTGAAACGGCATTTGGGAACACCGAAAATTCAAGCAAAGACCTACTCAACGGCTTGAAGATCAAAAAAGATGAAACCTGGTATCTGGTGGGCAATCTGGCCAAGAGAGGAGGAATCAACCCGGGAAGGATCACCAACGCTGCCCCTACCGAAGAAGACTATGAAATCCTGTTCAAAGCAGCCTTGCTCAATACAGCGGATAAAGTGCAACAGCCTATTGCACTCACCATGGGATTCCCCTTTTCTACCTACAATGTCTACAAAACAGCGGCAGAGCAGTTTTTAAGCAAAAGACATTTTCTGATCGACTATGATACACAGACTTTCAATACCAAAGGCTCCTTTAAAAAAGCCATGTTTGATATTGAAAAATATGAGATCATCCCTGAAATTGTAGGTGGTATCATCGGGCTGAAAAAGACAATCAATGAACCGCAGTTGGACAACTTCATCGCGATCAGTATCGGCTTTGGTACGATAGAAGGAGGCATGGCCACCGGCGATGGCCTGGTACACCGTACCTGCTTCAGCTCTCACGGCATCCGTTATGCTGTCAATAACCTGACCCGTGAGCTGAACCAGAAACATTATCTGGAGATGAAAAACGAGCATCAGGTGGATGATGCCTTTATGAAAGGGTCTATTTTCACCAACCGTAAGCGGATCGACCTGCGTGAAATGCGTAAAGGAGTACTGACACAGTACTATAAAGAAGTGGTTTCCCCGCTGATGCGCAGTTACTTTACCGACCTGGATTTTGAAGCCTGCGAAAAAATTTACCTGATGGGTGGTGGTGCTTACTATAAAGAGCTGACCGATGCCTTCCAGGAAGAATTCAGGGATTTTGTTCCAGTGGAAGTAGCACCTGAACCTGAAAAACTCATGAGTATTGGTTATCTTTACAATAGTCTTCGGATTTCGGACAACAAACCTCAACGGAGTGTAGGATTAGACCTTGGTAACTCCAGCTCTATCATTTCCACTTTCGATGACGACCATCAACCAATTGTAAACAATCCCATTCCCATCACCCTCTAA
- a CDS encoding polymer-forming cytoskeletal protein, whose amino-acid sequence MRSARHFFRNIIVPGAFRIPKEVSVNGSIDATISGRIDGNVKGNVKTTGKLVVSETASIRGHIYASDLVVHGKVYGDVYISNKAHISNQAFVKGDVNAIVLELEEGAVVEGAIRKNVQPVLKTETPPVADHHHQVVGEAIPAPAAPAANEEEEEQTTSWF is encoded by the coding sequence GTGAGAAGTGCGAGACATTTTTTCCGAAACATCATTGTACCGGGAGCATTTCGTATCCCTAAAGAAGTATCCGTAAACGGCAGCATCGACGCTACCATTTCGGGGCGGATAGATGGAAACGTTAAAGGCAACGTAAAAACTACCGGTAAGCTGGTAGTGAGTGAAACCGCCAGTATACGTGGGCATATTTATGCTTCCGACCTCGTTGTACATGGAAAAGTGTATGGAGACGTGTATATCAGTAACAAAGCACACATCAGTAACCAGGCTTTTGTAAAGGGAGATGTGAATGCCATCGTCCTTGAACTGGAAGAAGGTGCCGTAGTAGAAGGCGCCATCCGTAAAAATGTACAGCCAGTACTCAAAACGGAAACACCTCCTGTTGCAGACCATCACCATCAGGTGGTAGGCGAGGCAATCCCCGCTCCTGCTGCGCCCGCAGCCAATGAAGAAGAAGAAGAACAGACCACCAGCTGGTTCTAA